Proteins co-encoded in one Saprospira grandis genomic window:
- the rplU gene encoding 50S ribosomal protein L21, giving the protein MYAIVEIKGQQFKVSEGQEIFVHRLDAKEGDQVTFDKVLLLAKDDTYQVGQPTVEAKVNSTVLEHLKGDKVIVFKKKRRKGYRKKNGHRQSFTKIKIDSIA; this is encoded by the coding sequence ATGTACGCAATCGTAGAAATTAAAGGACAACAGTTTAAGGTGAGCGAGGGTCAAGAGATCTTTGTTCATCGTCTGGATGCTAAAGAGGGCGATCAAGTTACTTTTGATAAAGTACTCCTCCTAGCAAAAGACGACACTTACCAAGTTGGTCAGCCTACCGTAGAGGCTAAAGTTAACAGCACAGTATTAGAGCACCTAAAAGGTGACAAGGTAATCGTTTTCAAAAAGAAACGTCGTAAGGGCTATCGCAAGAAAAACGGTCACCGTCAATCTTTCACAAAAATCAAGATTGACAGCATTGCATAG
- the rpmA gene encoding 50S ribosomal protein L27 codes for MAHKKGVGSTDNGRDSNSKRLGVKKYGGQLVRSGNIIVRQRGTKFHPGENMGKGRDFTLFALCDGIVEFKKGYKNRTFVNIIPAEVEVVS; via the coding sequence ATGGCACACAAGAAAGGTGTAGGTAGTACGGACAACGGACGGGATAGTAACAGTAAACGACTCGGTGTAAAGAAATACGGCGGTCAACTCGTTCGCTCTGGAAACATTATCGTTCGTCAGCGTGGTACAAAATTCCACCCCGGCGAAAATATGGGTAAAGGTAGAGACTTTACTCTTTTTGCACTCTGCGATGGTATCGTAGAATTCAAGAAAGGCTATAAAAATCGCACTTTCGTGAATATCATTCCTGCAGAAGTAGAAGTGGTTTCTTAG
- a CDS encoding phosphodiester glycosidase family protein — MRYLFFLLICWACQAQAPLSTESDEGLLMERREFEGYSQSFAYARLSAKQLGRLKLLSAEGRSLAQLFKEEPPILALNAGMFHPNYEAVGLLVLAGEERRPLVLGEGRGNFFLQPNGVFWLDRLGRAGIAPSPDYAQMQPEAFWASQSGPLLLYQGEIHPAFRPSSKNKFIRNGLGIDSLGRLHLIQSLAPINFYRFAQLFQELECHSALYFDGVISQMYMQGIGRLADYRRPLGPVLYLPAN; from the coding sequence ATGCGATATTTATTTTTCTTATTGATTTGTTGGGCCTGCCAAGCGCAGGCTCCACTTTCTACAGAAAGTGATGAGGGCCTTTTGATGGAGCGGCGAGAATTTGAGGGTTACAGCCAGTCCTTTGCCTATGCTCGTTTGTCGGCCAAGCAATTGGGGCGCCTAAAACTGCTGTCGGCAGAGGGGCGTTCTTTGGCCCAACTTTTTAAGGAGGAGCCCCCCATTTTGGCCCTGAATGCGGGCATGTTTCATCCCAATTATGAGGCGGTGGGCCTATTGGTCCTAGCGGGCGAAGAGCGCCGTCCTTTGGTTTTAGGCGAAGGGCGGGGCAACTTCTTTTTACAGCCCAATGGGGTATTTTGGCTAGACCGTTTGGGGCGGGCAGGCATTGCCCCTAGTCCCGACTATGCCCAAATGCAGCCCGAGGCCTTTTGGGCCAGTCAATCGGGCCCCTTATTGCTCTATCAGGGAGAGATCCATCCTGCTTTTCGCCCTTCGTCTAAGAACAAATTTATCCGAAATGGCTTGGGCATCGATAGCTTGGGCCGTTTGCATCTGATCCAGTCTTTGGCCCCCATTAACTTCTATCGTTTTGCGCAGTTGTTTCAAGAGTTGGAGTGCCATTCTGCCCTCTATTTTGATGGGGTAATTTCACAGATGTATATGCAGGGGATCGGTCGTTTAGCTGATTATCGGCGGCCTTTGGGCCCTGTTTTATATCTTCCTGCCAATTAG
- a CDS encoding TonB-dependent receptor, with amino-acid sequence MNALKNFSLGSIWMVSILLSLPIWGQNGLIKGRILDAKNSQPIMGASVGIPSLGLGGISNLEGEYEIANLEPGFYTLTVSYLGYESQTKSEIQVTNSRPANIDFFLEEESEAVEEVVIKASPFKQKAESPTSLQTIGTAEIQRNPGGNRDISKVIRILPGVTTTNSFRNDLIIRGGAPNENRFFLDDIEVPNINHYATQGASGGPQGLLNVDLISEVDFFSGAFPANRGNSLSSVFNFRQKNARDDRLGLTASVGATDVSLALEGPLDKNKNHSLLLSARQSYLQFLFDAIGLSFLPTYNDFQFKWQYKLPNKDLFYVTGLGAIDRFKLNLDANETPEQRYQLDNIPVNNQWNYAIGAVYKKFQKNGYYTFVLSRNMLNNDIFKHEENDESLPRTFDYNSQESENKLRLEHSLRLKGDYKLSYGLGYQYVRYFNRSNLQALVGGSPQLVSYQTELFFHKYAAFGQISKQFLQDRLNLSVGMRLDGNSYSELMANPLEQFSPRLALSYAITPQISFNANAGIFYQLPAYTALGFRSNDGSLANQDRLKFIRNQQLVAGFSYLSETASKISVEAYYKKYNNYPFLLNEQIALANFGADFGVVGAAPLDDRGEGRSYGLEFLFQQRLYKGFYGILAYTLGRSEFKNQAGDYVVSSWDSRHIVNAALGKTIPMMNQKIRKARNEKREAKGKSAITKALVNQELQLGLNIRMQTGLPYTPYNDSLSALVQNWNSFNEGLRDYSQLNSERTNLFYGVDFRVDYKWYFPKWSLQLYFDLQNFPSQAASQPRLILEQGDDGDQPVTIINEGQPDAAYLLRSIDNTSSVTVPSIGVIIQY; translated from the coding sequence ATGAACGCACTAAAAAACTTTAGTTTAGGGAGTATTTGGATGGTTTCCATTCTTTTGTCGCTGCCTATTTGGGGACAAAACGGCTTGATTAAAGGACGAATTTTAGATGCCAAAAACAGCCAACCTATTATGGGGGCTAGTGTGGGTATCCCTAGTTTGGGCCTTGGCGGTATCAGTAATTTGGAGGGGGAGTATGAAATTGCCAATTTGGAGCCTGGCTTTTATACGCTTACTGTAAGTTATTTGGGTTATGAGAGCCAGACCAAATCAGAAATTCAAGTGACCAACTCTCGGCCTGCTAATATCGACTTTTTTTTAGAAGAAGAAAGCGAAGCCGTAGAAGAAGTGGTGATTAAGGCCTCTCCCTTTAAGCAAAAAGCGGAGAGTCCGACCTCTTTGCAGACCATTGGAACGGCGGAGATTCAGCGGAATCCGGGGGGAAACCGAGATATTTCTAAGGTCATTCGGATTTTGCCTGGGGTGACCACCACCAATTCTTTTCGCAACGATCTAATTATTCGGGGGGGAGCGCCTAATGAGAACCGCTTCTTTTTGGATGATATTGAGGTACCGAACATTAACCATTATGCTACTCAGGGGGCTTCGGGTGGGCCACAGGGTTTGCTCAATGTGGATTTGATTTCGGAGGTAGACTTTTTTAGTGGGGCTTTTCCGGCCAATCGGGGCAATAGTTTGAGCTCGGTCTTTAATTTTCGGCAAAAGAATGCCCGAGACGACCGTTTGGGGCTAACGGCTAGTGTGGGCGCCACGGATGTTTCCTTGGCCTTAGAGGGGCCTTTAGACAAAAACAAGAACCACAGCCTATTGCTTTCGGCTCGTCAGTCTTATCTCCAATTTTTATTTGATGCCATTGGGCTTTCTTTTTTGCCCACCTACAATGATTTTCAGTTTAAGTGGCAATACAAGCTGCCCAATAAGGACCTATTTTATGTAACGGGTTTGGGGGCCATTGACCGTTTCAAGCTCAATTTGGATGCTAATGAAACCCCAGAGCAGCGCTATCAACTGGATAATATTCCGGTGAACAACCAATGGAACTATGCCATTGGCGCGGTCTATAAGAAGTTTCAGAAGAATGGCTATTATACCTTTGTTTTGAGTAGAAATATGCTCAACAATGATATTTTCAAGCATGAGGAAAATGACGAGAGTCTGCCCAGAACCTTTGATTACAACTCTCAGGAGAGTGAGAATAAATTGCGTTTAGAGCATAGTCTTCGCTTGAAGGGCGACTACAAGCTGAGTTATGGTTTGGGCTATCAATACGTTCGTTACTTTAACCGCAGCAATTTGCAAGCCTTGGTGGGCGGCTCGCCTCAGCTAGTGAGTTATCAGACGGAGCTGTTTTTTCATAAGTATGCGGCTTTTGGTCAAATTAGCAAGCAGTTTTTGCAGGACCGCCTAAATCTTTCTGTAGGGATGCGCTTGGATGGCAATAGTTATTCGGAGCTGATGGCCAATCCCCTAGAGCAGTTTTCGCCTCGTTTGGCCCTTTCTTATGCCATTACGCCTCAGATTAGCTTTAATGCCAATGCGGGGATTTTCTATCAGCTGCCGGCCTATACGGCTCTTGGTTTTAGAAGCAATGATGGGAGTTTGGCCAATCAGGATCGCCTGAAGTTTATCCGCAATCAGCAGTTGGTGGCGGGTTTTAGTTATTTGAGTGAAACGGCCAGCAAGATTTCGGTAGAGGCCTATTATAAGAAGTATAACAATTATCCCTTTTTGCTCAATGAGCAGATTGCCTTGGCCAACTTTGGGGCTGATTTTGGCGTGGTGGGCGCTGCCCCTCTAGATGATCGTGGAGAGGGCCGTAGTTATGGACTAGAGTTCTTGTTTCAACAGCGCCTCTACAAAGGCTTTTATGGCATTTTGGCCTATACTTTGGGCCGCTCTGAGTTTAAAAATCAGGCGGGAGATTATGTGGTTTCTTCTTGGGATAGCCGTCATATTGTGAATGCGGCCTTGGGCAAAACGATTCCGATGATGAACCAAAAGATTCGCAAGGCCCGCAATGAAAAGCGAGAAGCCAAGGGAAAATCGGCCATTACTAAGGCGCTGGTTAATCAGGAATTGCAATTGGGTTTAAATATCCGTATGCAGACGGGCTTACCTTATACGCCTTATAATGACAGCCTTTCTGCTTTGGTCCAAAACTGGAACAGCTTTAATGAGGGACTTAGAGATTACAGCCAACTCAATAGCGAGCGGACCAATTTATTTTATGGAGTTGATTTTCGGGTAGATTATAAATGGTATTTTCCCAAATGGAGCCTACAGCTCTACTTTGATTTGCAGAATTTCCCCTCTCAGGCGGCTAGTCAGCCCCGCCTAATTTTGGAGCAGGGCGATGATGGCGATCAGCCCGTAACGATTATCAATGAGGGACAGCCCGATGCTGCTTATTTGCTCAGAAGCATAGACAATACGAGCTCGGTAACGGTGCCTTCTATTGGGGTCATTATTCAGTACTAA
- a CDS encoding MarR family winged helix-turn-helix transcriptional regulator, giving the protein MEFSSGMEIIRRLKRGQFISSRPDPSDGRAKLVSLTQKGEALIMQLLPQMGQLGQLAIAPLSPKEQQQLHYLLQKLNVYHNPIFYQAHQDDMQAILAEKLGE; this is encoded by the coding sequence ATGGAGTTTAGCTCGGGCATGGAAATTATCCGCCGCCTGAAAAGAGGCCAGTTCATTAGCAGCCGCCCCGACCCCAGCGATGGCCGGGCAAAGTTGGTCTCCTTAACACAAAAGGGGGAGGCCCTCATTATGCAGCTTTTACCACAAATGGGACAGCTCGGCCAATTGGCAATTGCCCCCCTCAGCCCCAAGGAACAACAGCAGCTGCATTACCTGCTCCAAAAACTAAATGTCTATCATAATCCCATCTTTTACCAAGCTCATCAAGATGATATGCAAGCTATTTTAGCCGAAAAATTAGGGGAGTAG